The following are encoded in a window of Arthrobacter sp. NicSoilB4 genomic DNA:
- a CDS encoding ABC transporter ATP-binding protein, translating to MTLNAVKPITEPGPLLEVRGLQVQYGRGPGAVVAADSLDLVLKPGEIVAVVGESGSGKSTLAKSLIGLLPKAGGISAGTIVFDGIELTALSERAMEKVRGRKIGMVPQDPGGSLDPVKTVGSQVAEVFRLHPEEGKRSRSEIRAEVIRLFELVGIDRPAERLKQYPHELSGGLKQRVLIAIAFSLGPKLLIADEPTSALDVTVQRRVLEVFSRLARDHGTSVIFVTHDLAVATDLADRIVVMRQGRILEDRTVTDILAQPEDDYTLRLLREASPAAPKTDQGAAVTAREEPVAAIEVRGLTKIFGKGETEHRAVDDVSFAVRQGTTFALVGESGSGKSTTARMIMRLLDPTSGTVEVHGNDVTSIQGKDKRELWRSLQLVYQNPDSALDPRLTVRDIVAEPLVNFRVGSRLERRARVAELLDQVNLPARVAGSRTKELSGGQRQRVAIARALALGARTIVLDEALSALDVLTQAQILVLLEDLQRDLGLSYLFISHDLHVVERFAHDVGVMSRGQLREVGPTAQVFSTPQSEYTRLLLDSNPGHRLRELVAATGN from the coding sequence ATGACTCTCAACGCAGTAAAACCCATCACCGAGCCCGGGCCGCTACTTGAGGTGCGCGGACTGCAGGTCCAATACGGCCGCGGTCCAGGGGCCGTCGTGGCCGCGGATTCACTCGACCTGGTCCTCAAGCCGGGTGAAATCGTCGCCGTCGTTGGCGAATCCGGTTCCGGCAAGAGCACGCTGGCCAAATCGCTCATCGGCCTTCTCCCCAAAGCCGGAGGGATCTCTGCCGGAACCATTGTGTTCGACGGCATTGAGCTGACCGCGCTTTCCGAACGCGCCATGGAGAAAGTCCGTGGCCGCAAGATCGGCATGGTTCCGCAGGATCCCGGCGGTTCGCTGGACCCGGTCAAGACGGTCGGATCCCAAGTGGCCGAGGTCTTCCGGCTGCACCCGGAGGAAGGCAAGCGCTCCAGGAGCGAGATCCGGGCGGAGGTCATCCGGCTTTTCGAGCTGGTGGGCATCGACCGGCCGGCGGAACGGCTGAAACAGTACCCCCACGAACTCTCCGGCGGACTCAAGCAGCGGGTCCTGATCGCAATCGCTTTCAGCCTGGGACCGAAGCTGCTGATTGCCGATGAGCCGACGTCGGCGCTGGACGTCACGGTGCAGCGGCGGGTGCTCGAGGTCTTCAGCAGGCTGGCGCGGGACCACGGGACGTCCGTCATCTTTGTGACCCACGATCTGGCCGTCGCCACCGATCTGGCCGACCGGATCGTGGTGATGCGGCAGGGCAGGATCCTTGAAGACCGTACGGTCACCGACATCCTGGCGCAGCCGGAGGACGACTACACGCTCAGGCTGCTCCGGGAGGCCTCTCCGGCCGCGCCGAAAACCGACCAAGGCGCAGCGGTTACGGCCCGCGAGGAGCCCGTTGCGGCGATCGAAGTCCGCGGACTCACCAAGATCTTCGGCAAGGGCGAGACTGAACACCGCGCCGTGGATGACGTCAGTTTTGCGGTGCGCCAGGGAACCACCTTCGCTCTGGTCGGCGAGTCCGGGTCGGGCAAGTCCACCACGGCCCGCATGATCATGCGGCTGCTGGACCCTACGTCAGGCACCGTGGAGGTCCACGGGAACGATGTCACGTCAATCCAGGGCAAAGACAAGCGGGAGCTGTGGCGCTCCCTGCAGCTGGTGTACCAGAATCCGGATTCGGCGCTCGACCCGAGGCTCACCGTACGGGACATCGTCGCCGAGCCCCTGGTGAATTTCCGTGTCGGGTCGCGGCTGGAACGTCGTGCCCGGGTTGCCGAACTCCTTGACCAGGTGAACCTCCCCGCCCGGGTCGCCGGCAGCCGGACCAAGGAGCTGTCCGGCGGCCAGCGCCAGCGCGTGGCGATCGCCCGGGCCCTCGCCCTGGGCGCCCGCACCATCGTGCTGGACGAGGCCCTCTCCGCCCTGGACGTCCTGACGCAGGCCCAGATCCTGGTTCTGCTCGAAGACCTGCAACGCGACCTGGGACTGTCCTACCTGTTCATTTCCCACGACCTGCACGTTGTTGAACGCTTCGCCCATGACGTCGGCGTGATGAGCCGGGGCCAGCTGCGCGAAGTCGGCCCGACTGCGCAGGTCTTCTCCACCCCGCAAAGCGAATACACCCGCCTGTTGCTCGATTCGAACCCCGGCCACCGGCTGCGCGAACTCGTCGCGGCGACCGGCAACTAA
- a CDS encoding acyl-CoA dehydrogenase family protein: protein MTVSIEVRELSEEARYAALSARFQDVFARIAEGALERESNRVLPFEPVAWLKESGFTTIRVPAEHGGEPVSYEHLSRLLIELAAADSNVSHLLRSHFSFVETIALQPVEFRNRWFPRVLAGEIFGNAATERSGNALGTTQTKLREEGGRWLLKGEKYYTTGSIFADWVVVMASTEGREGRQYALVRVDDPKVTILDDWDGFGQPLTGTGTAIFEDVEVDAGDIIQRKVTSTLEPAFFQLVLLAVLVGIGQAALRDASTLVRDRTRTFNTGSGSLFRNDPLIQERVGQIAAGVYAARSIVVAAARDLDAAVDASLGLDADAAFVRAELGVQQAHVTVPGLVLAAANELFDVTGASSTSRGKGLDRHWRNARTVATHNPAVFKARSVGDYHINGTIPTGLHSIGDAVQATQHIQGSDS, encoded by the coding sequence ATGACTGTCTCGATAGAAGTAAGAGAACTCAGCGAGGAGGCCCGCTACGCTGCGCTGTCCGCGCGCTTCCAGGATGTCTTCGCGCGGATCGCAGAAGGCGCCCTGGAACGCGAGTCCAACCGCGTCCTGCCGTTCGAGCCCGTCGCCTGGCTGAAGGAAAGCGGCTTCACCACCATCCGTGTCCCCGCCGAGCACGGCGGGGAGCCCGTCAGCTACGAGCACCTGAGCCGGCTGCTGATCGAACTCGCCGCCGCGGACTCCAACGTTTCACACCTGTTGCGATCGCACTTCTCGTTCGTGGAAACGATTGCCCTGCAGCCGGTCGAGTTCCGTAACCGCTGGTTTCCGCGGGTCCTCGCCGGGGAGATCTTCGGCAACGCTGCGACGGAACGCTCCGGCAACGCGCTGGGCACCACCCAGACCAAGCTTCGCGAGGAAGGGGGCCGCTGGCTGCTGAAGGGCGAAAAGTACTACACAACCGGCAGCATCTTCGCCGACTGGGTCGTGGTCATGGCGAGCACGGAGGGCCGCGAGGGCCGCCAGTACGCTTTGGTCCGGGTGGACGACCCCAAAGTCACGATCCTTGACGACTGGGACGGGTTCGGGCAGCCGCTCACCGGCACCGGAACGGCCATCTTTGAGGACGTGGAGGTCGACGCCGGGGACATCATCCAGCGCAAGGTCACCAGCACGCTGGAACCGGCTTTCTTCCAGCTCGTACTGTTGGCCGTGCTCGTCGGAATCGGCCAGGCGGCGCTTCGCGACGCCAGCACGCTGGTCCGCGACCGCACCCGCACCTTCAATACCGGGTCAGGTTCGCTGTTCCGGAACGATCCGCTGATCCAGGAACGCGTTGGCCAGATCGCCGCCGGCGTGTACGCCGCCCGGTCCATCGTGGTGGCGGCCGCACGCGATCTGGATGCTGCCGTCGACGCTTCCCTCGGACTTGATGCGGACGCCGCCTTCGTCCGGGCCGAGCTCGGAGTGCAGCAGGCCCATGTGACGGTCCCCGGCCTGGTCCTGGCCGCTGCCAATGAGCTGTTCGATGTCACGGGCGCTTCGTCGACCAGCCGGGGCAAGGGCCTTGACCGGCACTGGCGCAACGCCCGCACGGTAGCCACCCACAACCCGGCGGTGTTCAAGGCGCGGTCCGTCGGCGACTATCACATCAACGGAACCATTCCCACGGGCCTCCACAGCATCGGAGATGCGGTTCAGGCAACCCAGCACATCCAGGGGAGTGATTCCTGA
- a CDS encoding NtaA/DmoA family FMN-dependent monooxygenase (This protein belongs to a clade of FMN-dependent monooxygenases, within a broader family of flavin-dependent oxidoreductases, the luciferase-like monooxygenase (LMM) family, some of whose members use coenzyme F420 rather than FMN.), whose translation MGTFDERPRLLLSAFVMNTTTHILGGQWRHPEAQQHRFNELQLWVDLARELEDAKFDAMFFADVVGLYGDHEGGWASLVERGLQVPSNDPLVLCSALAAVTKDIGLAMTSSVIQSDPFQLARQLSTLDHISNGRVAWNIVTSVLENAHRNFGNAGLTPHDDRYDWAEEYTEAAYKLWEGSWDDDALLADKVRGIHADPAKVHKINHRGSRYSIDGPHLVAPSPQRTPFLFQAGSSSRGKKFAAENAEATFLFAPNVDYVKKQTASIRALEAAAGRAAGDVKIFGGLSFVIGGTEAEVARKQAEYDDYLDLHTIIAHIGGGIGVDFGGLPLDTPLGEIETEGAQGVLQAAIASVPGGKPTIGDLARYRAKAQQIAGTPEQIVDELERWQDAGIDGVNIINQIIPGSYTDFIQGVLPELQRRGLAQTEYAPGTLREKVFGRGPKLEPTHPATRYRGAFSDLSAAATVKADGLAPLRA comes from the coding sequence ATGGGAACCTTTGACGAACGTCCCCGGCTGCTCCTGAGCGCCTTCGTGATGAACACGACCACTCACATCCTGGGCGGTCAATGGCGGCATCCGGAGGCGCAGCAGCACCGCTTCAACGAGCTGCAGCTGTGGGTCGACCTGGCCCGCGAGCTGGAGGACGCAAAGTTCGATGCGATGTTCTTCGCCGACGTAGTGGGGCTGTACGGTGACCACGAGGGCGGCTGGGCCTCGCTGGTGGAGCGGGGGCTGCAGGTCCCCTCGAACGATCCGTTAGTACTCTGCTCCGCGCTGGCCGCCGTGACCAAGGATATTGGCCTCGCCATGACGAGCTCGGTGATCCAGTCGGATCCGTTCCAGCTGGCCCGTCAGCTGTCGACACTTGACCACATTTCCAATGGCCGTGTCGCCTGGAACATCGTTACCAGCGTGCTGGAGAACGCCCACCGGAACTTCGGCAACGCCGGGCTCACTCCGCACGACGACCGGTACGACTGGGCCGAGGAATACACCGAGGCTGCCTACAAGCTCTGGGAGGGTTCCTGGGACGACGACGCGCTGCTGGCCGACAAGGTCCGCGGCATCCACGCGGACCCGGCCAAGGTCCACAAAATCAACCACCGGGGGTCCCGTTACTCCATTGACGGTCCGCACCTGGTCGCGCCCAGCCCGCAGCGCACCCCCTTCCTGTTCCAGGCGGGGAGCTCCTCCCGCGGCAAGAAATTCGCCGCAGAGAACGCGGAGGCAACCTTCCTCTTTGCGCCCAACGTTGACTACGTCAAGAAGCAGACTGCCTCGATCCGGGCCCTCGAGGCCGCGGCAGGCCGGGCCGCCGGCGACGTCAAGATCTTCGGCGGACTGTCCTTCGTGATCGGCGGCACCGAAGCAGAGGTCGCCCGCAAGCAGGCCGAATACGACGACTACCTGGACCTCCACACGATCATCGCGCATATCGGCGGCGGGATCGGCGTCGATTTCGGTGGTCTCCCGCTCGATACCCCGCTGGGCGAGATCGAGACCGAGGGTGCCCAGGGCGTTCTTCAGGCGGCCATCGCGTCCGTGCCCGGCGGCAAGCCGACCATTGGTGACTTGGCGCGATACCGGGCCAAGGCCCAGCAGATCGCCGGTACGCCGGAACAGATCGTGGACGAACTGGAACGGTGGCAGGATGCCGGGATCGATGGTGTGAACATCATCAACCAGATCATCCCCGGGTCCTACACCGACTTCATCCAGGGCGTGCTGCCCGAGTTGCAGCGCCGGGGCCTGGCCCAGACGGAGTACGCGCCGGGCACCCTGCGCGAGAAGGTTTTCGGCCGTGGCCCGAAGCTCGAGCCGACCCACCCCGCAACCCGGTACCGCGGTGCCTTCAGCGATCTGTCGGCAGCAGCAACGGTGAAGGCGGACGGCCTGGCTCCGCTGCGGGCTTAG
- a CDS encoding zf-HC2 domain-containing protein, translated as MSAADPHQLLGAYLLGGLAPDDAAAFEQHLARCTDCRQELDELASLPALLDALPVPDAVALGKVAGREPAVSVPAPASVPRRLLDELSSRRRKARLRWSAALAAVAAACLAAGVLGAPLVNPPPKPDASYSVQASNGLQITVGMVKKTWGTELAVDGRSLPVDGTLSVWVKDSGGGEERACAWTATPSGRVRITGATPVQLANIASVEMRNGEQQTMAVIAVPRG; from the coding sequence GTGAGTGCTGCAGACCCGCACCAGCTGCTCGGCGCCTACCTGCTGGGTGGCCTCGCGCCTGACGATGCCGCCGCTTTTGAGCAGCACTTGGCCCGTTGCACGGACTGCCGGCAGGAGCTGGACGAATTGGCCAGCCTCCCGGCGCTGCTGGACGCGCTCCCGGTGCCCGACGCCGTCGCCCTCGGCAAGGTGGCCGGGCGGGAACCGGCGGTGTCGGTTCCCGCGCCGGCTTCCGTGCCGCGGCGGCTGCTCGATGAGCTGTCCTCGCGGCGCCGGAAGGCACGGCTCCGGTGGTCCGCGGCGCTGGCCGCGGTGGCGGCGGCGTGCCTCGCCGCAGGGGTTCTGGGCGCGCCGCTGGTCAACCCGCCGCCCAAACCGGACGCCAGCTACTCCGTCCAGGCCAGCAATGGACTGCAGATCACGGTGGGCATGGTCAAGAAAACCTGGGGCACTGAGCTCGCGGTCGATGGCCGGAGCCTGCCGGTGGACGGCACCTTATCCGTCTGGGTGAAGGACAGCGGCGGCGGCGAAGAGCGCGCCTGCGCGTGGACGGCCACGCCCAGCGGAAGGGTCAGGATCACCGGGGCCACGCCCGTGCAGCTGGCGAATATCGCCAGCGTGGAGATGCGGAACGGGGAGCAACAGACGATGGCCGTCATCGCCGTGCCCCGCGGTTAG
- a CDS encoding sigma-70 family RNA polymerase sigma factor, producing the protein MPLDEDVVAAIYRDHGAALRRFVLSACRDPQLADDIVQETVLRVWQQAPHITGSMRSYLFRTARNIMIDNYRKAQRRPRETTDRELADPAGGAERVDELLNRVLMEEALLRLSAEHRDVLVALHYRRYTVQEASVSLNIPSGTVKSRAFYAVRALRTILDEMGVQR; encoded by the coding sequence ATGCCGCTGGACGAAGACGTGGTGGCTGCGATCTACCGCGACCACGGAGCGGCGCTCAGGCGCTTTGTCCTCAGTGCCTGCCGGGATCCTCAACTGGCGGATGACATCGTGCAGGAGACCGTGCTGCGGGTCTGGCAGCAGGCTCCGCACATCACCGGAAGCATGCGCAGCTACCTGTTCCGGACCGCCCGAAACATCATGATTGACAACTACCGCAAGGCCCAGCGCCGGCCCCGCGAGACGACGGACCGGGAGCTGGCCGACCCGGCCGGCGGCGCGGAACGCGTCGACGAACTCCTCAACCGTGTCCTGATGGAAGAGGCGTTGCTGCGGCTCAGCGCGGAGCACCGCGACGTCCTCGTGGCCCTCCATTACCGCCGCTATACCGTCCAGGAGGCATCGGTCAGTTTGAATATCCCGAGTGGAACAGTGAAGTCCCGGGCGTTCTACGCCGTACGGGCCCTCCGGACGATCCTTGATGAAATGGGGGTGCAACGGTGA
- a CDS encoding DUF3846 domain-containing protein: MLQTNRALIIPARLSHPVRVEEIDTSLATRQALVEGNVGAITGTGWHIYLNDEADFIPLPLNARAEVLIREAGLHLEETVSGTVVFLGHGNNGDEADAPAHLLRLAERLFDTALAA, from the coding sequence ATGCTCCAGACAAATAGAGCCCTCATTATTCCGGCCCGCCTTAGCCACCCCGTTCGCGTCGAAGAGATCGACACGTCCCTGGCCACACGGCAGGCCCTGGTTGAAGGAAACGTCGGAGCAATCACTGGCACCGGGTGGCACATCTATCTGAACGACGAGGCAGACTTCATCCCCCTGCCACTGAACGCCCGGGCCGAAGTGCTGATCCGCGAAGCAGGCCTACATCTTGAGGAGACCGTCAGCGGAACGGTGGTTTTCCTCGGACACGGAAACAACGGCGACGAAGCTGATGCGCCTGCACACCTGCTCCGGCTGGCCGAGCGCCTCTTCGACACAGCGTTGGCGGCCTAG
- a CDS encoding DEAD/DEAH box helicase yields the protein MPSHPDESAALAIQTPAINDRSLAAGLAYAMGSRVSGISFDAATGLMLGKVRGGADVPYSTTAKLVRKAGGWSCTVGVCSCPVRKDCKHVAALLFSAEDNPAIRVQLLAPADVSRLSRQVPVLDVPDWEQALSPLIAQPGITQSTNGIPLALQFEIEEPAPHFSYTGRRDPLRSVRQLKARPVIMGAKGKWIRGDVSWNTLSYLSYRRECNEAHVEWMQEFLAAHTAQANRQHAGTGLWLGLNTYAGKNLWSLLAQARKVGVALVHSRGSEPVRLVEQPAAVGLNLTRYGTAPAEGTDAVEPAAGGDAGGLSLAPTITVEGEIVDPASVGTIGRPAHGIFLTSGADALPGVAPADSVITLAPLESGLSEELLTFVTAGTTLHIPARDESRFLTGFYPKLKQSARVTATDESVELPQLAVPTLSLLANYGAGHRVRLHWEWHYKSGKLVTAQPLWRHPGDHGYRDDPAEARILEAVGQPWDVVPALGESATGGWGTPRLAASAELSGLDTLAFTEELLPRLREVPGVSVDTAGEIADYREAEEAPVVSISTKATEQRDWFDLGIQISLEGQPVSFAAVFSALAAGQTKMLLPSGAYFSLDLPELHQLRALIEEARELQDNKDAPLQISRFQAGLWDELAQLGIVDQQATAWREAVGGLLEGGVQGLPLPATLNAELRPYQLEGFNWLSFLYRHGLGGVLADDMGLGKTVQALALICAAKDAAVGTEASDGGAAASPAPGAGPNAPAAPFLVVAPTSVVGNWEAETARFAPGLTVRAIGETFAKSGSNPAEAMAGADIVITSYALFRIDYDAYAAKEWAGLVLDEAQFVKNHQSKAYQCARKLPAVFKLAITGTPLENNLMEFWALTSIVAPGLFSSPKRFAEYYQKPVEKNGDKAQLDKLRRRVRPLMMRRTKEQVIHDLPPKQEQILEVVLNPRHQKVYQTHLQRERQKILGLIDDVNKNRFTIFQSLTLLRQLSLDPSLIDPSLSGVRSSKLDVLFEQLEDLVAEGHRALIFSQFTGFLGKVRERLIEENIEFCYLDGSTRNRTDVVNEFKNGAAPVFLISLKAGGFGLNLTEADYVFLLDPWWNPASEAQAVDRTHRIGQARNVMVYRLVAKDTIEEKVMALKARKSQLFADVMAGDALSGGALTAEDLAGLFTD from the coding sequence ATGCCATCCCATCCGGACGAGAGTGCGGCACTGGCAATACAGACTCCCGCAATCAACGACCGCTCACTCGCGGCCGGGCTCGCCTACGCCATGGGGAGCCGCGTTTCCGGGATTTCCTTCGATGCCGCCACCGGCCTCATGCTTGGCAAGGTGCGGGGCGGCGCCGACGTGCCGTATTCGACGACGGCGAAGCTGGTCCGGAAGGCGGGCGGCTGGAGCTGCACCGTTGGGGTCTGCAGCTGCCCGGTCCGGAAAGACTGCAAGCATGTGGCCGCCCTGCTGTTCTCTGCCGAGGACAACCCGGCCATCCGGGTCCAACTGCTCGCCCCCGCCGATGTGAGCCGGCTGTCCCGGCAGGTCCCGGTGCTGGATGTCCCGGACTGGGAACAGGCCCTCAGCCCTCTGATCGCCCAGCCAGGGATCACCCAGTCCACCAACGGCATTCCGCTGGCCCTCCAGTTCGAGATCGAGGAACCCGCCCCGCACTTCTCCTACACCGGCCGCCGCGATCCGCTGCGCAGCGTCCGGCAACTGAAGGCGCGTCCCGTCATCATGGGCGCCAAGGGCAAATGGATCCGGGGCGATGTCTCGTGGAACACCCTGAGCTACCTGAGCTACCGGCGCGAATGCAACGAGGCCCACGTCGAGTGGATGCAGGAGTTCCTCGCCGCGCACACCGCCCAGGCCAACCGCCAGCACGCCGGGACCGGGCTGTGGCTGGGTTTGAACACCTATGCCGGCAAGAACCTGTGGAGCCTGCTGGCCCAGGCCCGGAAGGTCGGCGTCGCCCTCGTCCACAGCCGGGGTTCCGAGCCGGTGCGGCTCGTTGAGCAGCCGGCCGCCGTCGGACTCAACCTGACCCGGTACGGGACCGCACCGGCCGAGGGAACCGACGCCGTCGAGCCGGCCGCCGGCGGGGACGCCGGCGGCCTGTCGCTCGCCCCCACCATCACGGTGGAGGGGGAGATTGTTGATCCGGCATCAGTCGGCACGATCGGGCGTCCGGCCCACGGGATCTTCCTGACCTCCGGGGCGGACGCCCTGCCCGGCGTCGCCCCCGCGGACTCCGTCATCACGCTCGCCCCGCTAGAGAGCGGCCTCAGCGAGGAGCTCCTGACCTTCGTCACGGCCGGAACCACGCTGCACATTCCGGCCCGCGATGAGAGCCGGTTCCTGACCGGTTTCTACCCCAAGCTCAAGCAGAGCGCCCGGGTCACGGCCACCGATGAGTCCGTGGAACTGCCCCAGCTGGCCGTTCCCACCCTGTCGCTGCTGGCGAACTACGGCGCCGGCCACCGCGTCCGGCTGCACTGGGAGTGGCACTACAAGTCCGGCAAGCTCGTCACAGCCCAGCCGTTGTGGCGCCACCCCGGCGATCACGGCTACCGGGACGACCCCGCCGAGGCCCGGATCCTCGAGGCAGTCGGGCAGCCCTGGGACGTGGTGCCGGCCCTTGGCGAGTCGGCCACCGGCGGCTGGGGAACGCCGCGGCTGGCGGCCTCGGCTGAACTCAGCGGCCTCGACACCCTGGCCTTCACCGAGGAGCTGCTCCCCCGGCTCCGCGAGGTCCCCGGCGTTTCCGTGGACACGGCCGGGGAAATCGCCGACTACCGGGAGGCCGAAGAGGCCCCGGTGGTGTCCATCTCCACCAAGGCCACGGAGCAGCGTGACTGGTTCGACCTGGGCATCCAGATTTCCCTGGAGGGCCAGCCGGTGTCCTTCGCAGCCGTTTTCTCAGCCCTGGCGGCCGGCCAGACCAAGATGCTGCTCCCCAGCGGGGCCTACTTCTCCTTGGACCTGCCCGAACTGCACCAGCTCCGGGCTTTGATTGAAGAGGCCCGGGAACTCCAGGACAACAAGGACGCGCCTCTGCAGATCAGCCGCTTCCAGGCAGGGCTCTGGGACGAACTGGCCCAGCTCGGCATCGTGGACCAGCAGGCCACGGCCTGGCGCGAGGCTGTCGGCGGGCTGCTGGAAGGCGGCGTGCAGGGACTGCCACTGCCAGCAACCCTCAACGCCGAGCTCCGCCCGTACCAGCTGGAGGGCTTCAACTGGCTGAGCTTCCTCTACCGTCACGGACTGGGCGGGGTGCTGGCCGATGACATGGGCCTGGGCAAGACGGTGCAGGCGCTGGCGCTGATCTGCGCCGCCAAAGACGCGGCAGTGGGGACGGAAGCGTCCGACGGCGGTGCTGCCGCCAGCCCGGCGCCCGGCGCGGGCCCCAATGCGCCCGCCGCACCTTTCCTCGTCGTCGCCCCCACGAGCGTCGTGGGCAACTGGGAGGCCGAGACTGCACGGTTCGCCCCGGGCCTCACGGTGCGGGCCATCGGCGAAACGTTTGCCAAGAGCGGCTCGAACCCCGCAGAGGCGATGGCCGGTGCGGACATCGTCATCACCTCCTACGCCCTGTTCCGGATCGACTACGATGCCTACGCCGCCAAGGAATGGGCGGGACTGGTCCTGGACGAGGCCCAATTCGTCAAGAACCACCAGTCCAAGGCCTACCAGTGCGCCCGGAAGCTTCCGGCCGTGTTCAAACTGGCCATCACCGGCACGCCGCTGGAGAACAACCTGATGGAGTTCTGGGCGCTCACCTCGATTGTCGCGCCGGGGCTCTTCTCCAGCCCGAAGCGGTTCGCCGAGTACTACCAGAAGCCGGTGGAAAAGAACGGCGACAAGGCGCAACTGGACAAGCTCCGGCGTCGGGTCCGTCCGCTGATGATGCGGCGCACCAAGGAGCAGGTCATCCACGACCTGCCGCCGAAGCAGGAGCAGATCCTCGAAGTGGTGCTGAACCCGCGGCACCAGAAGGTCTACCAGACGCACCTGCAGCGGGAGCGCCAGAAGATCCTCGGCCTGATCGACGACGTCAACAAGAACCGCTTCACCATCTTCCAGTCCCTCACGCTGCTGCGGCAGCTCAGCCTGGACCCGTCGCTGATCGATCCCTCGCTCTCCGGTGTGCGGTCCAGCAAGCTCGATGTGCTGTTCGAGCAGCTGGAGGACCTCGTGGCGGAAGGCCACCGGGCCCTCATTTTCAGCCAGTTCACCGGCTTCCTGGGCAAGGTCCGGGAACGGCTGATCGAGGAGAACATAGAGTTCTGCTACCTCGACGGCAGCACCCGCAACCGCACCGACGTCGTTAATGAGTTCAAGAACGGCGCCGCCCCGGTGTTCCTGATCAGCCTCAAGGCCGGCGGGTTCGGCCTGAACCTGACGGAGGCGGACTACGTGTTCCTGCTGGACCCGTGGTGGAACCCGGCCTCGGAGGCGCAGGCCGTGGACCGCACACACCGGATCGGCCAGGCCCGCAACGTGATGGTCTACCGGCTCGTCGCCAAGGACACCATCGAGGAAAAGGTCATGGCGCTCAAGGCACGGAAATCCCAGCTGTTTGCCGACGTCATGGCGGGCGACGCGCTGTCCGGCGGGGCGCTCACCGCCGAGGACCTGGCCGGCCTGTTCACCGACTGA